One stretch of Aeromicrobium fastidiosum DNA includes these proteins:
- a CDS encoding molybdopterin oxidoreductase family protein has translation MTDTHCPYCALQCAQTITPGGDDDAVAGQVVVEPRAFPTNAGGMCQKGWTSAELLRVPDRITTPLRRVPSTGSGSGGSSGSGGGFEEVSWDVALDDIAARVRAIGEQDGADAVAVFGGGGLTNEKAYQLGKFARLALRTRNIDYNGRFCMSSAAAAANRSLGVDRGLPFPLTDLADADAVVLFGSNLADTMPPAVQHLGGARERGGLVVIDPRRSATARLTDEGAGEHLQLVPGTDLVLALGLLHVVLAEGLADADYLAARVDGLDDVRRSVAEWWPERVAATTGVPETQLRRIARMLSAASPHRGGRGAFLLTGRGSEQHADGTDTVTAVINLALALGLVGAERGGYGAITGQGNGQGGREHGQKADQLPGYRMITDPAAREHVAAVWGVDPGTIPGPGVPAVELLTSLGQPGGPRALFVHGSNVLVSSPDAQVVRRRLEALDLLVVCDFVPSETALLADYILPVTQWAEEEGTMTGLEGRVLRRRRAVEPPAGVRSELEVFAELAARLDAPGTWSVEPREVYDELRRASAGGRADYAGISYDRLDAGEALYWPCPDEQHPGTPRLFADTFPTPSGRARMVAVRAVGPDEPLRAEAPVWLVTGRVLQHYQSGAQTRRVAKLNDSAPRAHVEINPVLAARIGLEGIDDVRITSKRGSIVAQARISADIRPDTVFVPFHFADEGMVNAVTNAATDPVSGMPEFKVCAVQIRREDA, from the coding sequence ATGACCGACACCCACTGCCCCTACTGCGCCCTGCAGTGCGCGCAGACGATCACGCCCGGCGGCGACGACGATGCCGTCGCCGGGCAGGTCGTCGTCGAGCCGCGCGCGTTCCCGACCAATGCCGGGGGGATGTGCCAGAAGGGGTGGACGAGTGCCGAGCTGTTGCGGGTTCCCGATCGCATCACGACGCCGCTGCGGCGGGTCCCTTCGACAGGCTCAGGGAGCGGAGGCAGCTCAGGGAGCGGGGGCGGCTTCGAGGAGGTGAGCTGGGACGTCGCGCTCGACGACATCGCGGCCCGCGTGCGGGCGATCGGCGAGCAGGACGGCGCCGACGCCGTCGCGGTGTTCGGCGGGGGCGGCCTGACCAACGAGAAGGCCTACCAGCTCGGCAAGTTCGCCCGGTTGGCGTTGCGGACCCGCAACATCGACTACAACGGACGCTTCTGCATGTCGTCGGCAGCGGCGGCGGCGAACCGCTCGCTGGGTGTCGACCGGGGCCTGCCGTTCCCGCTGACCGACCTGGCCGACGCCGATGCCGTCGTGCTGTTCGGCAGCAACCTCGCCGACACGATGCCTCCCGCGGTGCAGCACCTCGGGGGAGCGCGTGAGCGCGGCGGCCTCGTGGTCATCGACCCGCGACGCAGCGCGACCGCCAGGCTGACCGACGAGGGGGCCGGCGAGCACCTGCAGCTCGTGCCGGGCACGGATCTCGTCCTCGCGCTGGGCCTGCTCCACGTGGTCCTGGCCGAGGGGCTTGCCGACGCCGACTACCTGGCGGCCCGGGTCGACGGTCTCGACGACGTCCGTCGCAGCGTCGCGGAGTGGTGGCCCGAGCGGGTCGCCGCCACCACGGGCGTGCCGGAGACACAGCTGCGGCGCATCGCCCGGATGCTGTCCGCCGCGAGCCCGCACCGGGGCGGCCGGGGTGCCTTCCTGCTCACGGGCCGGGGTTCGGAGCAGCACGCCGACGGTACCGACACCGTCACGGCCGTCATCAACCTCGCGCTGGCCCTGGGCCTCGTGGGTGCCGAGCGCGGTGGCTACGGGGCGATCACCGGGCAGGGCAATGGCCAGGGCGGACGCGAGCACGGCCAGAAGGCCGACCAGCTCCCGGGCTATCGGATGATCACCGATCCGGCGGCCCGCGAGCACGTCGCGGCGGTGTGGGGCGTCGATCCCGGGACGATCCCCGGCCCCGGTGTGCCGGCGGTCGAGCTGCTCACGAGCCTCGGTCAGCCCGGGGGACCACGTGCCCTGTTCGTGCACGGCAGCAACGTGCTGGTCAGCTCGCCCGACGCCCAGGTGGTGCGCCGGCGGCTCGAGGCGCTCGACCTGCTGGTGGTGTGCGACTTCGTGCCCTCCGAGACCGCGCTGCTCGCCGACTACATCCTCCCAGTGACCCAGTGGGCCGAGGAGGAGGGCACCATGACGGGGCTCGAGGGACGCGTCCTGCGCCGCCGCCGGGCCGTCGAGCCGCCTGCGGGCGTCCGCTCCGAGCTGGAGGTCTTCGCCGAGCTGGCCGCGCGCCTCGACGCGCCGGGCACCTGGTCGGTCGAGCCCCGTGAGGTCTACGACGAGCTGCGCCGGGCCAGCGCCGGAGGCCGGGCCGACTACGCCGGCATCTCGTACGACCGGCTCGACGCCGGCGAGGCGCTCTACTGGCCCTGCCCCGACGAGCAGCACCCCGGCACGCCCCGCCTGTTCGCCGACACGTTCCCGACGCCGTCGGGACGGGCGCGGATGGTCGCGGTGCGCGCCGTCGGACCCGACGAGCCGCTGCGTGCCGAGGCCCCGGTCTGGCTCGTGACGGGCCGCGTGCTGCAGCACTACCAGTCGGGGGCGCAGACCCGGCGGGTCGCCAAGCTCAACGACTCCGCACCGCGGGCGCACGTCGAGATCAACCCCGTGCTCGCGGCTCGCATCGGGCTGGAGGGCATCGACGACGTCCGCATCACGTCCAAGCGCGGCTCGATCGTCGCGCAGGCACGCATCAGCGCCGACATCCGCCCCGACACGGTGTTCGTGCCGTTCCACTTCGCCGACGAAGGCATGGTCAACGCGGTCACGAACGCCGCGACCGACCCCGTCTCGGGCATGCCGGAGTTCAAGGTGTGCGCCGTGCAGATCCGCAGGGAGGACGCATGA
- a CDS encoding FAD-dependent oxidoreductase produces the protein MKVVVVGAGMVGHRFADELGRLAPHVDVDVLGDESYEPYNRVMLTELVAGRIDLAGLSLPTPDSGRVRVRAGATALEIDRTRRTVVTADGDFDYDVLVLATGARARVIDVPGLGGTLPRGAHVVRRVDDARDITAATLNASTAVVIGAGPLGVEAACALRHRGVAVTLVAPTGLLARDLDAVVASVARDQATSLGIDVVTGTGVASVGVRDGRVDGVHLDDGRTLATGLVVLACGSVPDTTLAAAAGLETNLGVVVGDDLRCTVDPAVFAIGDCAETPAGVSGLVAPGWAQARALARSLARDEPVELPTIAGSAMRLKAVGMSVVTMGVRSSTALPTDRVVSLADHGARRHVELVARGDTLVGVTCVGSPELAAHLSTQLDRPGMLPADPMQLLMGASGPGAVESASPTTMPAATTVCRCNGVTKGDLVHAWDAGCTTVEALAGSTLATTGCGGCTKLVCGIVDWLQATDPAPSSQTTSGVRETNVPTR, from the coding sequence ATGAAGGTCGTGGTCGTGGGGGCCGGCATGGTCGGCCACCGGTTCGCCGACGAGCTGGGCCGCCTGGCCCCGCACGTCGACGTCGACGTGCTCGGCGACGAGTCGTACGAGCCCTACAACCGGGTCATGCTGACCGAGCTGGTCGCGGGTCGCATCGACCTCGCGGGGCTGTCGCTGCCGACGCCCGACAGCGGACGGGTGCGCGTGCGCGCGGGCGCCACGGCGCTCGAGATCGACCGGACGCGCCGCACGGTCGTGACGGCCGACGGCGACTTCGACTACGACGTCCTGGTGCTGGCGACGGGTGCCCGCGCCCGGGTCATCGACGTCCCGGGCCTCGGCGGGACGCTGCCGCGGGGAGCGCACGTCGTCCGCCGGGTCGACGACGCCCGCGACATCACCGCGGCGACCCTCAACGCATCGACCGCGGTCGTGATCGGTGCCGGACCGCTCGGCGTCGAGGCGGCGTGCGCCCTGCGGCACCGGGGAGTCGCCGTCACGCTCGTGGCCCCGACGGGTCTGCTCGCACGTGACCTCGACGCCGTGGTGGCCTCCGTGGCCCGCGACCAGGCGACGTCGCTCGGCATCGACGTCGTGACAGGCACCGGCGTCGCATCGGTGGGCGTGCGGGACGGCCGCGTCGACGGCGTCCACCTCGACGACGGCCGCACCCTGGCGACGGGGCTCGTCGTGCTGGCCTGCGGCTCGGTGCCCGACACGACGCTCGCCGCTGCGGCGGGTCTCGAGACCAACCTGGGCGTCGTCGTCGGCGACGACCTGCGCTGCACCGTCGACCCCGCGGTGTTCGCGATCGGCGACTGCGCCGAGACACCGGCCGGGGTCAGTGGCCTGGTCGCGCCCGGCTGGGCCCAGGCCCGGGCGCTCGCCCGCAGCCTCGCCCGCGACGAGCCGGTCGAGCTGCCGACGATCGCGGGATCGGCGATGCGGCTCAAGGCCGTCGGCATGAGCGTCGTGACGATGGGCGTGCGGTCGTCCACTGCGCTGCCCACCGACCGCGTCGTGTCGCTGGCCGACCACGGTGCCCGTCGTCACGTCGAGCTCGTCGCTCGCGGCGACACCCTGGTCGGCGTCACCTGCGTCGGCTCGCCCGAGCTGGCGGCTCACCTGTCGACCCAGCTCGACCGACCCGGGATGCTACCGGCCGACCCCATGCAGCTGCTGATGGGGGCGTCCGGGCCCGGCGCGGTCGAGAGCGCCTCGCCGACCACGATGCCGGCCGCCACGACGGTGTGCCGGTGCAACGGCGTCACCAAGGGCGATCTCGTCCACGCGTGGGACGCCGGATGCACGACGGTCGAGGCGCTGGCCGGATCGACGCTCGCCACGACAGGGTGCGGGGGATGCACCAAGCTCGTGTGCGGCATCGTCGACTGGTTGCAGGCGACCGACCCCGCGCCGTCCTCACAGACCACCTCCGGCGTCCGTGAGACAAACGTTCCGACGAGGTAA
- the nirB gene encoding nitrite reductase large subunit NirB has product MTIDQHVTDSPATPRRKKLAVVGAGMVAHRLVEALVERDADQTWDIEVFGDETRPPYDRVALTSFFNDRDPDDLLLGDGSLWKRPGVRLYRGSVVSRIDREAKVLHARNTTFEYDRLVLATGSYATVPPVEGSDLPGCFVYRTVDDVAELRQWVLDREAALGRKVKGAVVGGGLLGLEAAGALTALGADTTVVEFAEWLMPLQVDRAGGGALRRIIEQLGVSVRTSTATSKLKAGRDGKVTRMQFADGERIAADVVVFATGVRPRDELARESGLAVGERGGVVADPGCLTSDESIFAIGEVAQIAGRVWGLVGPGYTMAEVVADRLLGGTATFEGADLSTKLKLLGVDVASFGDAFAATNGSLEVVYADPTAGVYKKLVMSDDAQTLLGGMLVGDASAYTNLRPMVGRALGSDPTGWLLPEGMEPPGAGAALPDDVNVCSCNNVTAGQIRCAVTDEGCTDLAGVKACTKAGTSCGSCVSLVKKLVDVQLAEAGIEVSTALCEHFAFTRAQLFDIVRISEISTFSELIEQHGTGRGCDICRPVAASILSTLRHGHVLDGENAALQDTNDHVMANLQKDGTYSVVPRIPGGEVTPEGLVAIGQVAVDYGLYTKITGGQRIDLFGARIEQLPAIWRRLVDAGFESGQAYGKSLRTVKSCVGQSWCRYGVQDSTTLAIDLENRYRGLRSPHKIKLGVSGCARECAEARGKDVGIIATDQGWNMYVGGNGGFTPRHAQLFAEDLTTDELVQAIDRFLMYYVRTADRLQRTAPWLESVEGGLDAVRAVVLDDSLGIGADLDAAMASHVDTYEDEWAATLADEAKLAQFVSFVNAPDTPDPDLAYVEERGQRRPADEAERAVLIAGASIPVRPTTEVTA; this is encoded by the coding sequence ATGACGATCGATCAGCACGTTACGGACTCCCCGGCCACGCCACGCCGCAAGAAGCTCGCCGTCGTCGGCGCCGGCATGGTCGCCCACCGACTGGTCGAGGCGCTGGTCGAGCGGGACGCCGACCAGACGTGGGACATCGAGGTCTTCGGCGACGAGACGCGTCCGCCGTACGACCGTGTCGCGCTGACGTCGTTCTTCAACGACCGCGATCCCGACGACCTGCTGCTCGGCGACGGGAGCCTCTGGAAGCGCCCCGGCGTCCGTCTCTACCGCGGCTCCGTCGTGAGCCGCATCGACCGCGAGGCCAAGGTGCTGCACGCCCGCAACACGACGTTCGAGTACGACCGGCTCGTGCTGGCCACGGGCTCGTACGCGACCGTGCCGCCGGTCGAGGGCTCGGACCTGCCGGGATGCTTCGTCTACCGCACCGTCGACGACGTCGCCGAGCTGCGTCAGTGGGTGCTCGACCGGGAGGCGGCCCTGGGCCGCAAGGTGAAGGGTGCCGTGGTCGGCGGCGGTCTGCTGGGTCTCGAGGCCGCCGGTGCGTTGACGGCTCTCGGTGCCGACACGACGGTCGTCGAGTTCGCCGAGTGGCTCATGCCGCTGCAGGTCGACCGCGCCGGCGGCGGCGCGCTGCGTCGCATCATCGAGCAGCTGGGCGTCTCGGTGCGCACGTCGACCGCGACGTCGAAGCTGAAGGCCGGCCGCGACGGCAAGGTCACCCGCATGCAGTTCGCCGACGGCGAGAGGATCGCGGCCGACGTCGTGGTGTTCGCGACCGGTGTGCGTCCGCGCGACGAGCTGGCGCGCGAGAGCGGCCTCGCGGTGGGGGAGCGCGGTGGGGTCGTCGCCGACCCGGGCTGCCTGACCAGCGACGAGTCGATCTTCGCGATCGGCGAGGTCGCCCAGATCGCCGGACGCGTGTGGGGCCTGGTCGGTCCCGGCTACACGATGGCCGAGGTCGTCGCCGATCGCCTGCTGGGCGGCACCGCGACGTTCGAAGGAGCTGACCTGTCGACCAAGCTCAAGCTGCTGGGGGTCGACGTCGCGAGCTTCGGCGACGCGTTCGCCGCGACCAACGGGAGCCTCGAGGTCGTCTACGCCGACCCGACCGCCGGCGTCTACAAGAAGCTCGTCATGAGCGATGACGCCCAGACGTTGCTGGGCGGGATGCTCGTCGGCGACGCCAGCGCGTACACCAACCTGCGGCCCATGGTCGGCCGCGCGCTCGGCAGCGACCCCACCGGCTGGCTGCTGCCCGAGGGGATGGAGCCCCCGGGGGCCGGGGCGGCGCTCCCCGACGACGTCAACGTCTGCTCGTGCAACAACGTGACGGCCGGACAGATCCGGTGCGCCGTCACCGACGAGGGGTGCACCGACCTCGCGGGCGTCAAGGCGTGCACCAAGGCCGGCACGAGCTGCGGCTCGTGCGTGTCGCTGGTCAAGAAGCTCGTCGACGTCCAGCTGGCCGAGGCCGGCATCGAGGTCAGCACGGCGCTGTGCGAGCACTTCGCGTTCACCCGCGCGCAGCTGTTCGACATCGTCCGTATCAGCGAGATCTCGACCTTCAGCGAGCTCATCGAGCAGCACGGCACGGGACGCGGCTGCGACATCTGCCGTCCGGTCGCGGCATCGATCCTGTCGACCCTGCGGCACGGGCACGTCCTCGACGGCGAGAACGCCGCCCTGCAGGACACCAACGACCACGTCATGGCCAATCTCCAGAAGGACGGCACGTACTCGGTCGTCCCGCGCATCCCCGGGGGCGAGGTCACGCCCGAGGGGCTCGTGGCGATCGGGCAGGTCGCGGTCGACTACGGCCTCTACACCAAGATCACGGGCGGTCAGCGGATCGACCTGTTCGGCGCCCGCATCGAGCAGCTGCCGGCGATCTGGCGACGTCTGGTCGACGCGGGCTTCGAGTCGGGCCAGGCGTATGGCAAGTCGCTGCGCACCGTGAAGTCGTGCGTCGGGCAGTCGTGGTGCCGCTACGGCGTGCAGGACTCGACGACCCTCGCGATCGACCTCGAGAACCGCTACCGCGGCTTGCGGTCGCCGCACAAGATCAAGCTCGGGGTGTCGGGGTGCGCCCGCGAGTGCGCCGAGGCCCGCGGCAAGGATGTCGGCATCATCGCGACCGACCAGGGCTGGAACATGTACGTCGGCGGCAACGGCGGGTTCACCCCGCGCCATGCGCAGCTCTTCGCCGAGGACCTCACGACCGACGAGCTCGTGCAGGCGATCGACCGGTTCCTGATGTACTACGTGCGCACCGCTGACCGGCTGCAGCGCACGGCACCGTGGCTCGAGTCGGTCGAGGGAGGCCTCGACGCGGTCCGCGCGGTGGTCCTGGACGACAGCCTGGGCATCGGGGCAGACCTCGACGCCGCGATGGCCTCGCACGTCGACACGTACGAGGACGAGTGGGCCGCGACCCTGGCCGACGAGGCGAAGCTGGCGCAGTTCGTCTCGTTCGTCAACGCCCCCGACACCCCGGACCCCGATCTCGCCTATGTTGAGGAGCGCGGCCAGCGACGTCCGGCCGACGAGGCGGAGCGTGCCGTGCTGATCGCCGGCGCGAGCATCCCGGTGCGGCCCACGACGGAGGTGACGGCATGA
- the nirD gene encoding nitrite reductase small subunit NirD: protein MTTTTTTTWTRVCALDALVPDRGVAALVDGHQVAVFRLGGSGDVHAIDHHDPFSGANVMARGLVGSRQDVPTVASPMHKQSFDLTTGQCLDDADVTLRVWPTRVVDGWVEIGGGTA, encoded by the coding sequence ATGACGACGACCACGACGACCACGTGGACCCGCGTGTGCGCCCTCGACGCGTTGGTGCCCGACAGGGGCGTCGCGGCACTCGTCGATGGCCACCAGGTGGCGGTCTTCCGGCTCGGCGGCTCTGGCGACGTGCACGCGATCGACCACCACGATCCCTTCAGCGGGGCCAACGTCATGGCGCGCGGCCTGGTCGGCAGCCGCCAGGACGTCCCGACCGTCGCATCGCCGATGCACAAGCAATCGTTCGACCTCACGACGGGCCAGTGCCTCGACGACGCCGACGTGACGCTGCGGGTGTGGCCGACGAGGGTCGTCGACGGCTGGGTCGAGATCGGCGGCGGGACGGCGTGA
- a CDS encoding uroporphyrinogen-III synthase: MTTLGPVLAGTQILVTAQRRASDLSLALGRRGAEVTVAASLGVESHIDEDTLLAQTRQMIATGTDIVVVTTGIGFRGWLDTAEAAGIGHDLVEALQAVRLVARGPKARGALQAAGLTPDWVAESETSAEIADFLVAEGVEGMTIAVQHHGAGDDGLEKRLAAVGGRPFGLVVYRWGPPPDPAAVDRSVRDAACGAYDSVVFTSAPGASAWLGAVRAAGVEDELRRLEKDRRVVLAAVGHVTADPLRSAGFDPLLPDRARLGALVRSLVMYLGDASVSVSTTAGDLRVRATAATLDHAVLPVSPSGLAILRMLASEPGVVRSREELLAVLPGESDDPHSAEVAVARLREAIGRPIVQTVVKRGYRLAVGEVAS; encoded by the coding sequence GTGACGACCCTCGGCCCGGTGCTCGCGGGCACCCAGATCCTCGTGACGGCGCAGCGTCGGGCGTCCGACCTGTCGCTGGCGCTGGGGCGACGCGGTGCCGAGGTGACGGTCGCGGCCTCGCTGGGGGTCGAGTCGCACATCGACGAGGACACGCTGCTCGCGCAGACCCGCCAGATGATCGCGACCGGCACCGACATCGTGGTCGTCACGACCGGCATCGGCTTTCGCGGCTGGCTCGACACAGCCGAGGCAGCCGGCATCGGCCACGACCTCGTCGAGGCGTTGCAGGCCGTGCGGCTCGTCGCGCGAGGTCCCAAGGCGCGCGGCGCGCTGCAGGCGGCCGGTCTGACCCCCGACTGGGTCGCGGAGTCCGAGACGTCCGCCGAGATCGCCGACTTCCTGGTCGCCGAGGGCGTCGAGGGGATGACGATCGCGGTGCAGCACCACGGTGCCGGCGACGACGGGCTCGAGAAGCGGCTCGCCGCCGTGGGGGGACGACCGTTCGGCCTGGTGGTCTACCGCTGGGGTCCTCCGCCCGACCCCGCGGCCGTCGACCGGTCGGTGCGCGACGCGGCCTGCGGTGCCTACGACTCCGTCGTGTTCACCTCGGCGCCGGGCGCGTCGGCGTGGCTCGGCGCGGTGCGGGCCGCGGGTGTCGAGGACGAGCTGCGGCGGCTCGAGAAGGACCGTCGTGTCGTGCTGGCAGCCGTGGGTCACGTGACGGCCGATCCGCTGCGCAGCGCCGGCTTCGACCCGTTGCTGCCCGATCGCGCTCGCCTGGGGGCGCTCGTCCGGTCGCTGGTCATGTACCTCGGCGACGCCTCCGTGAGCGTGTCCACGACAGCCGGCGACCTGCGCGTCCGGGCGACGGCCGCGACGCTCGACCACGCCGTGCTGCCGGTCTCGCCCAGCGGGCTCGCGATCCTGCGGATGCTGGCCAGCGAGCCCGGCGTCGTCCGGTCGCGCGAGGAGCTGCTCGCGGTGCTGCCCGGCGAGTCCGACGACCCGCACTCGGCCGAGGTCGCGGTGGCCCGGCTGCGCGAGGCGATCGGACGTCCGATCGTCCAGACCGTCGTCAAGCGCGGCTACCGGCTCGCGGTCGGCGAGGTGGCGTCATGA
- a CDS encoding sirohydrochlorin chelatase, which yields MTISLVATSHGTDVPAAQSAITALVDAVAEAAPHLDVREAFVDVQRPRVDTALDLVDGLAVVVPLLLAPGFHVRVDIQGAAQREWVVAAGTLGVDDRLTDVMLRRLAQAGATRDDVIVLGTAGSTDPAALRSIDAAAESLARAWGAPVAVGHVGGAGTPMADVVRAVAQPGRRTVIVSYLMAPGFFFDRMHRCGADVVTGPLLDDGPVATELVSLVLDRFAEAAERLDWSAAGQGAAAPAHL from the coding sequence ATGACGATCTCCCTGGTGGCCACGAGCCACGGCACCGACGTCCCCGCGGCGCAGTCGGCGATCACGGCCCTCGTCGACGCGGTCGCCGAGGCGGCACCCCACCTCGACGTCCGCGAGGCGTTCGTCGACGTCCAGCGTCCCCGGGTCGACACGGCGCTCGACCTCGTCGACGGGCTGGCCGTCGTCGTGCCGCTGCTGCTGGCACCCGGCTTCCACGTGCGGGTCGACATCCAGGGAGCGGCCCAGCGCGAGTGGGTCGTGGCGGCCGGCACCCTCGGCGTCGACGACCGGCTCACCGACGTCATGCTGCGTCGCCTGGCACAGGCCGGCGCGACGCGCGACGACGTCATCGTGCTCGGGACGGCCGGGTCGACCGACCCGGCCGCCCTGCGCAGCATCGACGCGGCGGCCGAGTCGCTCGCCCGCGCGTGGGGTGCACCGGTCGCCGTCGGGCACGTCGGGGGAGCAGGGACGCCGATGGCCGACGTCGTGCGAGCCGTCGCGCAGCCCGGTCGGCGCACCGTGATCGTGTCGTACCTCATGGCACCCGGGTTCTTCTTCGACCGCATGCACCGGTGCGGTGCCGACGTCGTCACGGGCCCGCTCCTCGACGACGGCCCCGTCGCGACCGAGCTCGTCTCGCTCGTGCTCGACCGCTTCGCCGAGGCGGCCGAACGGCTCGATTGGTCGGCGGCGGGCCAGGGCGCGGCCGCGCCGGCGCACTTGTAA
- a CDS encoding sirohydrochlorin chelatase: protein MNRTLILCAHGSEASRGRAAFSGLVNAVRREAQDLDIVDAFVDVQEPRIAQVVVETAGPRALVPLMLAYDRPVGVDIVRASHLDPAVTVTAPLGPDWVLAEVGVRRLFEAGARSDDTIVLAADTATDDRAVSDVGKAARLLSAVWGGRVHVGTLGGPDTHLGDAVDVARAYGRRVVVSSYVLTPGAVHDQMIAAGADVVTAPMLDGGPPDPRIVSLVLARARSRGGWAPVGGDPGPRLAHS from the coding sequence ATGAACCGCACGCTCATCCTGTGCGCGCACGGTTCGGAGGCCTCCAGGGGGCGTGCGGCCTTCTCCGGCCTGGTCAACGCCGTGCGCCGCGAGGCCCAGGACCTCGACATCGTCGACGCCTTCGTCGACGTGCAGGAGCCGCGCATCGCGCAGGTGGTCGTCGAGACCGCCGGACCTCGTGCCCTCGTGCCGCTCATGCTGGCCTACGACCGTCCCGTCGGCGTCGACATCGTGCGCGCCTCCCACCTCGACCCGGCCGTCACGGTGACGGCGCCGCTGGGCCCCGACTGGGTGCTCGCCGAGGTCGGGGTGCGACGGCTCTTCGAGGCCGGTGCGCGCTCCGACGACACGATCGTGCTGGCCGCGGACACCGCCACCGACGACCGTGCGGTGTCCGACGTCGGCAAGGCGGCCAGGCTTCTGAGCGCGGTCTGGGGCGGCCGGGTGCACGTCGGGACGCTGGGCGGCCCGGACACCCACCTCGGTGACGCCGTCGACGTCGCCCGCGCCTACGGCCGGCGGGTCGTGGTGTCGAGCTACGTCCTGACGCCGGGGGCCGTGCACGACCAGATGATCGCGGCCGGTGCCGACGTCGTCACGGCGCCGATGCTCGACGGGGGGCCGCCCGATCCCCGCATCGTGAGCCTCGTCCTGGCCCGTGCGCGGTCGCGCGGCGGGTGGGCACCCGTCGGGGGAGACCCCGGACCCCGCCTCGCCCATAGCTGA